Proteins from a single region of Oncorhynchus tshawytscha isolate Ot180627B linkage group LG03, Otsh_v2.0, whole genome shotgun sequence:
- the LOC112243081 gene encoding protocadherin-8-like isoform X1: MGFCGFRGVGECVVFAILFYSVQSTTTRYYTYEEDAPGTEIGNLSQDLKIDPAEDPQTSFRFMQESNSCVIQMREIDGLLTVGETIDREQLCPRSPRCFVTFDIVAFSKEKFQLIHVEIEVRDINDNSPQFLHNETTLEISENVQLDSRFPLDIAVDHDVGNNYIQSYHISPSSHFIVDVRSREDGVKYAELVLVKAMDREAEDSYTVEVTATDAGEPPRSGSMTVHIKVLDFNDNSPTFEHNSLKVELYEDSPVGYQVLKVHAFDPDADINGEVVYGFVEDTSSEAMRIFNIDRISGAVTLKTLVDYEKKISYELKIKASDLGTNSIPSTCKVVVDVVDVNDNAPEITIKPKTSTSDDVAYITEAAAEESFVALISTSDSDSGSNGYVRSSLHGHEHFKLQQAYGDSFMIVTTTTLDRETIPEYNLTVVAEDLGTPPFKTIKQYTIRVTDENDNAPLFSKSIYEVSVLENNIPGSYITTVVARDLDRGKNANVSYKLIDSEVVEEASISTYVSIDPVSGSLYSLRSFDFETLHQIELTIQADDKGSPQLSSTSVIRIKVVDQNDNYPYFTFPVMLNDSAEIPLPVNAPLGYLALRVQGQDEDEGMNGELSYRIVQGDTKIFSINKDTGEIALKQGLASAIGDVLEIKIALSDSGRSPLSSSATIRFVVSDLQLSDDQLVIVLRSSDEESAGLDISVVVIIILGGGCTLLLIAIAIVVITFKLNRGGKDHDSKRDVTHSLFDSRHHPRLNSAEPNMFGDPRGFLNERTSSSLDESSLYEEKSGELESQMFLPPKPFQPSSVWQGDKSYPQISSGIDQQSVKDSGKGDSDFNDSDSDISGDGGKRNLRTFQPWAKGSFHAANTLAVDCQGTYCVIPTQSFQAPRDNAYTIGFIQAPVYNNAHAYPHSWKDSGYNTSIPKARNTMQTFSNHTGTLPSYFTHQKRQSPAGLDEIQEHSQDITTMATISEVATIL, translated from the exons ATGGGATTCTGCGGGTTTCGAGGAGTTGGAGAGTGCGTGGTGTTTGCTATTCTGTTCTACTCGGTTCAGTCTACGACTACAAGGTACTACACATATGAAGAGGATGCGCCCGGGACAGAGATTGGAAATCTGTCTCAGGATTTAAAGATAGACCCAGCTGAGGACCCTCAAACATCTTTCCGCTTCATGCAGGAGAGCAATTCGTGTGTGATTCAAATGAGGGAGATTGATGGACTTTTAACTGTTGGGGAAACAATTGACCGGGAGCAGCTGTGCCCGAGGTCCCCGCGGTGTTTTGTCACCTTCGACATAGTTGCCTTCTCCAAAGAAAAGTTTCAGCTGATTCACGTAGAGATCGAGGTAAGGGACATAAACGACAATTCACCCCAGTTTCTCCACAACGAGACGACCCTTGAAATATCCGAGAATGTTCAGCTGGACTCCCGATTCCCGTTGGACATCGCTGTTGACCATGATGTCGGCAATAACTACATCCAAAGTTACCatatctctccctccagccattTCATAGTTGATGTGCGCAGCAGGGAGGATGGAGTGAAGTATGCTGAACTTGTGCTTGTGAAAGCTATGGATAGAGAGGCTGAAGATTCCTATACAGTTGAAGTGACGGCAACAGATGCTGGAGAGCCACCCAGGTCCGGATCAATGACTGTTCATATCAAAGTACTAGATTTTAATGACAACAGCCCAACGTTTGAGCACAACTCACTAAAAGTTGAACTTTATGAGGATTCTCCTGTAGGTTACCAAGTGCTTAAGGTGCATGCGTTTGATCCAGATGCTGATATCAATGGCGAGGTAGTGTATGGATTTGTAGAAGACACATCATCTGAAGCAATGCGTATTTTTAATATAGACCGGATTTCCGGTGCTGTAACTTTAAAAACATTGGTTGATTACGAGAAGAAGATATCCTATGAACTGAAAATTAAAGCATCCGATTTAGGCACTAATTCTATTCCATCGACTTGCAAAGTGGTTGTTGATGTCGTAGATGTAAATGATAACGCACCAGAAATCACCATCAAGCCAAAGACCTCTACGAGTGACGATGTGGCTTACATCACGGAGGCCGCAGCGGAGGAAAGTTTTGTGGCGCTAATCAGCACCTCGGACAGCGACTCTGGCTCGAACGGTTACGTGCGCAGTAGCCTACACGGGCACGAACATTTCAAGTTACAACAGGCCTACGGGGACAGTTTTATGATTGTAACAACCACCACTTTAGATAGAGAAACGATCCCAGAGTATAACCTCACTGTAGTGGCTGAAGACCTTGGAACTCCTCCTTTCAAAACCATCAagcagtataccatcagagtgACGGACGAGAACGACAACGCCCCCCTCTTCAGTAAATCCATTTATGAAGTTTCTGTCCTGGAAAATAATATTCCCGGgtcatatataactactgttgtaGCACGGGACCTTGATCGGGGTAAAAACGCCAACGTGTCATATAAACTCATAGACTCAGAGGTTGTCGAAGAGGCTTCCATTTCGACGTATGTGTCTATAGACCCAGTGTCAGGGTCATTGTATAGCCTGAGATCTTTCGATTTTGAAACGCTCCATCAGATTGAATTAACCATCCAGGCTGACGACAAGGGCTCACCTCAACTGTCAAGCACATCCGTGATCAGAATTAAAGTGGTTGATCAGAACGACAACTATCCCTATTTTACCTTTCCCGTTATGCTTAATGACTCTGCTGAAATTCCTCTTCCTGTCAATGCACCATTGGGGTATCTGGCACTACGGGTCCAAGGTCAGGATGAGGATGAGGGTATGAATGGTGAGCTCAGCTACAGAATCGTACAAGGTGACACTAAGATATTTTCAATCAATAAAGACACTGGAGAAATAGCTTTAAAACAGGGTCTGGCCTCTGCTATTGGAGACGTGTTGGAAATCAAGATTGCACTGAGTGACAGTGGGAGATCCCCTCTCTCCAGCAGTGCCACCATTCGCTTTGTTGTCTCAGACTTGCAGCTCTCAGACGACCAACTTGTCATTGTATTACGGTCAAGTGATGAGGAAAGCGCAGGCTTGGATATTTCAGTAGTAGTAATCATTATACTCGGCGGGGGTTGTACTCTGCTGCTGATTGCCATAGCAATTGTTGTTATCACATTCAAACTGAACCGAGGAGGGAAGGACCATGACTCCAAGAGAGACGTGACTCACAGCCTGTTTGACTCCAGGCATCATCCCAGGCTCAACTCTGCAGAACCCAACATGTTCGGTGACCCAAGAGGTTTCCTCAATGAAAGGACTTCTTCATCTCTTGATGAGTCCAGCCTATATGAAGAGAAAAGTGGAGAGTTGGAGTCCCAG ATGTTCCTGCCTCCCAAGCCTTTCCAACCATCATCTGTGTGGCAAGGGGACAAATCCTACCCGCAAATTAG CAGTGGCATTGACCAGCAAAGCGTGAAGGACAGTGGAAAAGGAGACAGTGACTTCAATGACAGTGACTCTGACATCAGTGGGGATGGAGGCAAGAGGAACCTTCGCACCTTCCAACCCTGGGCCAAAG GTTCATTCCACGCCGCTAACACCCTCGCTGTGGATTGCCAAGGCACTTACTGTGTAATTCCAACCCAAAGCTTCCAGGCTCCCAGAGACAATGCATACACAATAGGTTTTATCCAAGCACCGGTCTACAACAATGCGCATGCCTATCCCCACTCCTGGAAAGACTCCGGCTACAACACAAGCATTCCCAAAGCAAGAAACACCATGCAGACATTCTCTAATCACACCGGCACCCTCCCATCTTACTTCACACATCAAAAGAGACAATCTCCTGCCGGACTTGATGAAATTCAGGAGCACAGCCAAGATATTACTACAATGGCAACCATATCTGAAGTTGCCACCATTTTGTAA
- the LOC112243081 gene encoding protocadherin-8-like isoform X2: protein MGFCGFRGVGECVVFAILFYSVQSTTTRYYTYEEDAPGTEIGNLSQDLKIDPAEDPQTSFRFMQESNSCVIQMREIDGLLTVGETIDREQLCPRSPRCFVTFDIVAFSKEKFQLIHVEIEVRDINDNSPQFLHNETTLEISENVQLDSRFPLDIAVDHDVGNNYIQSYHISPSSHFIVDVRSREDGVKYAELVLVKAMDREAEDSYTVEVTATDAGEPPRSGSMTVHIKVLDFNDNSPTFEHNSLKVELYEDSPVGYQVLKVHAFDPDADINGEVVYGFVEDTSSEAMRIFNIDRISGAVTLKTLVDYEKKISYELKIKASDLGTNSIPSTCKVVVDVVDVNDNAPEITIKPKTSTSDDVAYITEAAAEESFVALISTSDSDSGSNGYVRSSLHGHEHFKLQQAYGDSFMIVTTTTLDRETIPEYNLTVVAEDLGTPPFKTIKQYTIRVTDENDNAPLFSKSIYEVSVLENNIPGSYITTVVARDLDRGKNANVSYKLIDSEVVEEASISTYVSIDPVSGSLYSLRSFDFETLHQIELTIQADDKGSPQLSSTSVIRIKVVDQNDNYPYFTFPVMLNDSAEIPLPVNAPLGYLALRVQGQDEDEGMNGELSYRIVQGDTKIFSINKDTGEIALKQGLASAIGDVLEIKIALSDSGRSPLSSSATIRFVVSDLQLSDDQLVIVLRSSDEESAGLDISVVVIIILGGGCTLLLIAIAIVVITFKLNRGGKDHDSKRDVTHSLFDSRHHPRLNSAEPNMFGDPRGFLNERTSSSLDESSLYEEKSGELESQMFLPPKPFQPSSVWQGDKSYPQISGIDQQSVKDSGKGDSDFNDSDSDISGDGGKRNLRTFQPWAKGSFHAANTLAVDCQGTYCVIPTQSFQAPRDNAYTIGFIQAPVYNNAHAYPHSWKDSGYNTSIPKARNTMQTFSNHTGTLPSYFTHQKRQSPAGLDEIQEHSQDITTMATISEVATIL, encoded by the exons ATGGGATTCTGCGGGTTTCGAGGAGTTGGAGAGTGCGTGGTGTTTGCTATTCTGTTCTACTCGGTTCAGTCTACGACTACAAGGTACTACACATATGAAGAGGATGCGCCCGGGACAGAGATTGGAAATCTGTCTCAGGATTTAAAGATAGACCCAGCTGAGGACCCTCAAACATCTTTCCGCTTCATGCAGGAGAGCAATTCGTGTGTGATTCAAATGAGGGAGATTGATGGACTTTTAACTGTTGGGGAAACAATTGACCGGGAGCAGCTGTGCCCGAGGTCCCCGCGGTGTTTTGTCACCTTCGACATAGTTGCCTTCTCCAAAGAAAAGTTTCAGCTGATTCACGTAGAGATCGAGGTAAGGGACATAAACGACAATTCACCCCAGTTTCTCCACAACGAGACGACCCTTGAAATATCCGAGAATGTTCAGCTGGACTCCCGATTCCCGTTGGACATCGCTGTTGACCATGATGTCGGCAATAACTACATCCAAAGTTACCatatctctccctccagccattTCATAGTTGATGTGCGCAGCAGGGAGGATGGAGTGAAGTATGCTGAACTTGTGCTTGTGAAAGCTATGGATAGAGAGGCTGAAGATTCCTATACAGTTGAAGTGACGGCAACAGATGCTGGAGAGCCACCCAGGTCCGGATCAATGACTGTTCATATCAAAGTACTAGATTTTAATGACAACAGCCCAACGTTTGAGCACAACTCACTAAAAGTTGAACTTTATGAGGATTCTCCTGTAGGTTACCAAGTGCTTAAGGTGCATGCGTTTGATCCAGATGCTGATATCAATGGCGAGGTAGTGTATGGATTTGTAGAAGACACATCATCTGAAGCAATGCGTATTTTTAATATAGACCGGATTTCCGGTGCTGTAACTTTAAAAACATTGGTTGATTACGAGAAGAAGATATCCTATGAACTGAAAATTAAAGCATCCGATTTAGGCACTAATTCTATTCCATCGACTTGCAAAGTGGTTGTTGATGTCGTAGATGTAAATGATAACGCACCAGAAATCACCATCAAGCCAAAGACCTCTACGAGTGACGATGTGGCTTACATCACGGAGGCCGCAGCGGAGGAAAGTTTTGTGGCGCTAATCAGCACCTCGGACAGCGACTCTGGCTCGAACGGTTACGTGCGCAGTAGCCTACACGGGCACGAACATTTCAAGTTACAACAGGCCTACGGGGACAGTTTTATGATTGTAACAACCACCACTTTAGATAGAGAAACGATCCCAGAGTATAACCTCACTGTAGTGGCTGAAGACCTTGGAACTCCTCCTTTCAAAACCATCAagcagtataccatcagagtgACGGACGAGAACGACAACGCCCCCCTCTTCAGTAAATCCATTTATGAAGTTTCTGTCCTGGAAAATAATATTCCCGGgtcatatataactactgttgtaGCACGGGACCTTGATCGGGGTAAAAACGCCAACGTGTCATATAAACTCATAGACTCAGAGGTTGTCGAAGAGGCTTCCATTTCGACGTATGTGTCTATAGACCCAGTGTCAGGGTCATTGTATAGCCTGAGATCTTTCGATTTTGAAACGCTCCATCAGATTGAATTAACCATCCAGGCTGACGACAAGGGCTCACCTCAACTGTCAAGCACATCCGTGATCAGAATTAAAGTGGTTGATCAGAACGACAACTATCCCTATTTTACCTTTCCCGTTATGCTTAATGACTCTGCTGAAATTCCTCTTCCTGTCAATGCACCATTGGGGTATCTGGCACTACGGGTCCAAGGTCAGGATGAGGATGAGGGTATGAATGGTGAGCTCAGCTACAGAATCGTACAAGGTGACACTAAGATATTTTCAATCAATAAAGACACTGGAGAAATAGCTTTAAAACAGGGTCTGGCCTCTGCTATTGGAGACGTGTTGGAAATCAAGATTGCACTGAGTGACAGTGGGAGATCCCCTCTCTCCAGCAGTGCCACCATTCGCTTTGTTGTCTCAGACTTGCAGCTCTCAGACGACCAACTTGTCATTGTATTACGGTCAAGTGATGAGGAAAGCGCAGGCTTGGATATTTCAGTAGTAGTAATCATTATACTCGGCGGGGGTTGTACTCTGCTGCTGATTGCCATAGCAATTGTTGTTATCACATTCAAACTGAACCGAGGAGGGAAGGACCATGACTCCAAGAGAGACGTGACTCACAGCCTGTTTGACTCCAGGCATCATCCCAGGCTCAACTCTGCAGAACCCAACATGTTCGGTGACCCAAGAGGTTTCCTCAATGAAAGGACTTCTTCATCTCTTGATGAGTCCAGCCTATATGAAGAGAAAAGTGGAGAGTTGGAGTCCCAG ATGTTCCTGCCTCCCAAGCCTTTCCAACCATCATCTGTGTGGCAAGGGGACAAATCCTACCCGCAAATTAG TGGCATTGACCAGCAAAGCGTGAAGGACAGTGGAAAAGGAGACAGTGACTTCAATGACAGTGACTCTGACATCAGTGGGGATGGAGGCAAGAGGAACCTTCGCACCTTCCAACCCTGGGCCAAAG GTTCATTCCACGCCGCTAACACCCTCGCTGTGGATTGCCAAGGCACTTACTGTGTAATTCCAACCCAAAGCTTCCAGGCTCCCAGAGACAATGCATACACAATAGGTTTTATCCAAGCACCGGTCTACAACAATGCGCATGCCTATCCCCACTCCTGGAAAGACTCCGGCTACAACACAAGCATTCCCAAAGCAAGAAACACCATGCAGACATTCTCTAATCACACCGGCACCCTCCCATCTTACTTCACACATCAAAAGAGACAATCTCCTGCCGGACTTGATGAAATTCAGGAGCACAGCCAAGATATTACTACAATGGCAACCATATCTGAAGTTGCCACCATTTTGTAA